The genomic DNA AACGTGACAGAGAAATCTTAATTGATAACTTTGTAAACTGCATATTCCTCTTTGATGACAGAATTATTTTTGTTTTCAATCATCAAGCCGATTATGAAACAGTAAATCTACAAGACTTAGAGTGTTCGGATATTAATGACATCACTGCACCATAGTAGACAAAATCCACTTATAACTATCGTTATAAGTGGATTTTGTTATATACAAGCTTTTCACGGCTAAAACATCTAAAACAGGCAACTTATTTTATAAAAACCACTAAAAGCTATCTGCTTAAACATTTTAATCTCACTTATTCCTATCATAGAAAGGCTGCACCTGCAAATTGACACTAAGGGTTTACTCATGAATTCGCCTCCTCTATGTACGAATCACCCTGAGCGCAATATTCAAAAGTCTCAAAGTAGTATTCAATCCCATCCATCACTTTTTCGCCGAAGGCCCGCTGAAAGCAAGGTCGCTAAAATCCGGTGCGAAAGATTTGAAACCTAGTGCATCCTTATATTCCTGAATAGGCAACTGATTGATATAACTTCTCCATTTAAAATAAACGTTATCAATTTTAAATTTAGGAAAAAGCAAGTATTATTTTAGGGAAATCAGGCTAAAAAAACAATATTATAATATAAAATAAAACTATGGAAATTGTAATCATTGATTTCAATTTCCAAAAAGCTCTGATCAAGAGGGCCTTTGCAGTAAAGTTTCTTGCTTTTCGATAAAATGACAAGATAGCAGTTAAAATAGCAGCAATTAAGCTTTTCTGATTAAGCAGATATTGAGACTTGCATAATATTCTAAAAAATTAGGAAAGGATAATAAAATGAAAACTCTAATATTAGATAGAGATTTGGTTGATAAAGAAGGAAGATTGCTTCTACCAAAAGGCAGCAAAATAGAACTGTCAGAAGAAAATTTGCTGAAATTTGAGCAATTAGGTATAGTGAATCAAATTAAAAAGGTTATTAATAGAGCTAAAGATAGAATATCACCAATAAAAGAGAATTCTTCAATTAAAAATGTTTTTATAAAAAGCATTTTATATTTTGAGAGCAAAGATAAAAAAATTCGTATAGTAACAGTCGATGGACAAGATTTCTTTTATGATCGATTAGAAAATATAATGACTAAACTTAATGAACTTACTTTTTACCAAATTCATAAATCTTATTTTGTCAATTTATCTCATGTTATAATTTTTAAATATGGAGGAGCTTGATAAGAGAATGTATGCTTTTAAGAGAAAGCACAAAAAAACAAAGCGGTTATAATGACATTTCTTATCGGGACAGAGATGAGATAAGCTTGATACATTTTCTTCTATACCTGCAGATACTCGACCCGTTGGATGAGCTTCGTCCAGATGGCTATGATTTGCCATATCCGAAAGTAATCCGCCGCTTAGTAGCACCCAAAAACTCCAGTCTTCCGCGCTGTAAGGCTAGACAGAATACTATCTGTGGCCCCAAGCGCCGACACAGCGGGTTTTTTAATAATGATAACAACAGAACAAGGGTTGAATATATATCATCCCTTAATATGCCCCCTATGCCTCCTTCGCTTGTGGGGGAATGGGGGCATATTATTTAGAAAGTTTTTGAGTTATTAAAAGTAGCTCCATTGGGGGATTCCCAATATATTGCCCGATAGCATAAAATGCTTATTTGAGTATTAGCACAAGTTG from Oscillospiraceae bacterium MB24-C1 includes the following:
- a CDS encoding LytTR family DNA-binding domain-containing protein, translated to MKTLILDRDLVDKEGRLLLPKGSKIELSEENLLKFEQLGIVNQIKKVINRAKDRISPIKENSSIKNVFIKSILYFESKDKKIRIVTVDGQDFFYDRLENIMTKLNELTFYQIHKSYFVNLSHVIIFKYGGA